In one window of Myxococcales bacterium DNA:
- a CDS encoding 3'-5' exonuclease, whose translation MTDGRKDRTAPPPAGPPWDVPLAEAPLLFVDLEMDGLDVARHRVIELCLERVVGGEVQARLETLVCPFTEAELAEKTSIGNEHVHGITRAMLAGARPFDDVVTDVEALLDGAILVAHAASWDVRFLEMELVRAGRQTRAGHYLDTLILARRALALSSHSMESLCAHFGIVRPKAHRAGDDVAALRRVFEETVKVLAPVSARDLWEVRIAERMARTAIVEACSAALERGAPVRTVYRPSRRKPEALDMVFTELRTDLDPPRVIGYQLPGRGRRELRTDRILTVSPIPDEHAGEHADQASDQPDRAPKPS comes from the coding sequence TTGACCGACGGGCGCAAAGACCGAACGGCCCCGCCGCCGGCGGGCCCGCCCTGGGACGTGCCGCTCGCAGAAGCGCCACTGCTCTTCGTCGATCTCGAAATGGACGGCCTCGACGTCGCGCGCCATCGCGTCATCGAGCTGTGCCTCGAACGCGTGGTGGGCGGCGAGGTGCAAGCCCGCCTCGAGACGTTGGTCTGCCCCTTCACGGAGGCGGAGCTCGCCGAGAAGACCAGCATCGGCAACGAACACGTCCACGGCATCACGCGCGCGATGCTCGCGGGAGCGCGCCCTTTCGACGACGTCGTGACCGACGTGGAGGCGCTGCTCGACGGCGCGATTCTCGTGGCCCACGCGGCCTCCTGGGACGTGCGCTTCCTCGAGATGGAGCTTGTGCGCGCCGGTCGGCAAACGCGCGCGGGCCACTACCTCGACACCTTGATCCTCGCGCGCCGCGCCCTCGCGCTCTCGAGCCATTCGATGGAGTCCCTGTGTGCGCACTTCGGCATCGTGCGGCCCAAGGCCCACCGCGCCGGCGACGACGTGGCGGCGCTACGGCGCGTCTTCGAGGAGACGGTGAAGGTCCTCGCACCGGTGAGCGCCCGCGATCTATGGGAGGTGCGCATCGCCGAACGCATGGCCCGCACGGCCATCGTCGAGGCTTGCAGCGCGGCCCTTGAGCGCGGCGCCCCGGTGCGAACGGTGTATCGCCCCAGCCGCCGCAAACCGGAGGCGCTCGACATGGTTTTCACCGAGTTGCGGACCGATCTCGACCCCCCGCGGGTGATCGGCTATCAGCTGCCTGGTCGAGGGCGACGCGAGCTTAGGACCGACCGGATCCTGACCGTTTCCCCCATCCCCGACGAGCACGCCGGCGAGCACGCCGACCAGGCCTCCGACCAGCCCGACCGCGCGCCAAAACCAAGCTGA
- a CDS encoding acetyl-CoA C-acyltransferase produces the protein MKTAFLVDAVRTPIGKYKGALASVRPDDLAAHLIEALLKRTPAVAPSIDHVIFGATNQAGEDNRNVARMAALIAGLPETIPAVTVNRLCGSGLEAVTDAVMRIWTGDADVVLAGGVESMTRAPFAMRKPDEAFSRTPPVLVDTTLGWRFENPRLAARMTLDSMGETAENVAEKWKLTRGEQDRFAMESQQKAGRAVGEGAFGSELVPVSIPQKKGEPVVVGADECPRPDVTMDALAKLPAVFRKGGTVTAGNSSPINDGASAVLVVSEEVVKREKLTPLARVVAFATAGVAPRLMGEGPIPAGKKALARAGWTSADLDLVELNEAFAAQSIACIRGLELDATRVNVNGGAIALGHPIGSSGARILGTLAWAMKARSARRGMAALCIGVGQGIAMLLERD, from the coding sequence GTGAAGACAGCGTTCCTCGTCGACGCGGTGCGAACGCCCATCGGCAAATACAAGGGCGCCCTCGCGAGCGTTCGGCCCGACGACTTGGCGGCCCACCTCATCGAGGCGCTGCTCAAGCGGACGCCGGCCGTCGCGCCGTCCATCGATCACGTCATCTTCGGCGCCACCAACCAGGCCGGCGAAGACAACCGGAACGTGGCGCGCATGGCCGCGCTCATCGCGGGTCTTCCGGAGACGATCCCTGCGGTCACGGTGAACCGGTTGTGCGGCTCGGGCCTCGAAGCGGTGACCGACGCGGTCATGCGCATCTGGACCGGTGACGCCGACGTCGTCCTTGCCGGCGGCGTCGAGAGCATGACGCGCGCGCCCTTCGCGATGCGCAAGCCCGACGAAGCCTTCTCGCGGACGCCGCCGGTGCTCGTCGACACCACGCTCGGCTGGCGCTTCGAGAACCCCAGGCTCGCGGCGCGCATGACGCTCGACTCGATGGGTGAGACGGCGGAGAACGTCGCCGAGAAGTGGAAGCTCACGCGGGGAGAGCAAGATCGCTTCGCCATGGAGTCGCAGCAGAAGGCGGGCCGCGCCGTGGGCGAGGGCGCCTTTGGAAGCGAGCTTGTGCCGGTGTCGATCCCGCAGAAGAAGGGCGAGCCCGTGGTCGTGGGCGCCGACGAGTGCCCGAGACCCGACGTCACGATGGACGCGCTCGCCAAGCTCCCCGCGGTCTTCCGAAAGGGCGGCACCGTCACCGCCGGCAACAGCTCGCCGATCAACGACGGTGCCTCCGCGGTGCTCGTGGTCTCGGAGGAGGTCGTGAAGCGCGAGAAGCTCACCCCGCTGGCGCGCGTCGTCGCCTTCGCGACGGCGGGCGTTGCGCCGCGGCTCATGGGCGAAGGCCCGATCCCCGCGGGAAAGAAGGCTCTCGCGCGCGCCGGGTGGACCAGCGCTGATCTCGACCTGGTGGAGCTCAACGAAGCCTTCGCGGCCCAGTCCATCGCGTGCATCCGCGGCCTCGAGCTCGACGCGACCCGCGTCAACGTCAACGGCGGCGCCATTGCGCTCGGGCACCCCATCGGGTCGAGCGGCGCGCGCATCCTCGGCACGCTCGCGTGGGCCATGAAGGCGCGCAGCGCGCGGCGCGGCATGGCCGCCTTGTGCATCGGTGTCGGTCAAGGCATCGCGATGCTCCTCGAGCGCGATTGA
- a CDS encoding tetratricopeptide repeat protein — protein MKLSSPLLSGVVLTMALNHCGPAGEAEGPNRTPLAEKWFTRAQASYRSGDFDDASQAAQSAFEAAPSDPDIRMLSARLALARLEYGKAAKLTEGMTSADALGLRGRAHWYAGDVEAAADALETLLRDPAVKDPWARQIATLARSGGTTRKPFSVEGGLVAAVEMPKAGPALVVPCELNGEHILALVATGTSEVVIDSNSRKEPAWVTLRFGDRLEVTDVPAITQDLAPISRQLGGNIKALLGVNVLRRMHATLDRRGDQFVVRRSAPPAPPDGSRIPLWYVRGGGMLLRAALSAKEDGNGAYLVDSAFPFPLSLSDAAWKKAGVDIAKLSSDPNLPNMRTGPVPTFKLGAFDLPQVPAVQGAPPGPAQQSIDVDLDGVVGSGLLAEFRLTFGDDGRFMWLEPDPVTLGPASRRGAPSAAPPVPQAPELFPTTPAPADKTPPKPAAKPTKGDVTKPAPKGEAPAAKPAPAAKKAEEKKAP, from the coding sequence ATGAAGCTCTCCTCGCCTCTCCTCTCCGGCGTCGTCCTCACCATGGCGCTCAACCACTGCGGCCCCGCCGGCGAAGCCGAAGGCCCCAACCGAACGCCTCTGGCAGAGAAATGGTTCACGCGCGCGCAGGCGAGCTATCGCTCCGGCGATTTTGACGACGCGTCGCAAGCCGCCCAATCGGCCTTTGAGGCGGCGCCCAGCGACCCGGACATCCGCATGCTGTCGGCGCGCTTGGCGCTGGCGCGACTCGAATACGGCAAGGCGGCGAAGCTCACGGAGGGCATGACCTCGGCCGACGCGCTGGGCCTCCGCGGGCGCGCCCATTGGTACGCCGGCGACGTGGAAGCGGCCGCCGACGCGCTCGAGACGCTGCTCCGCGATCCCGCCGTCAAAGATCCCTGGGCGCGGCAGATCGCCACGCTGGCGCGGTCCGGCGGCACGACGCGCAAGCCCTTCAGCGTGGAAGGCGGGCTCGTCGCCGCCGTCGAGATGCCGAAGGCCGGCCCGGCGCTCGTGGTGCCCTGCGAGCTCAACGGCGAGCACATCCTCGCGCTCGTCGCGACGGGAACGTCGGAGGTCGTCATCGACTCCAACTCTCGCAAGGAGCCGGCGTGGGTGACGCTTCGCTTCGGCGACCGCCTCGAGGTGACCGACGTGCCGGCCATCACGCAAGATCTCGCGCCCATCTCGCGCCAGCTCGGCGGCAACATCAAGGCGCTCCTCGGCGTCAACGTCCTGCGCCGCATGCACGCCACGCTCGACCGGCGGGGCGATCAGTTCGTCGTGCGTCGGAGCGCACCGCCGGCGCCGCCCGACGGGAGCCGCATTCCGCTCTGGTACGTCCGCGGCGGCGGCATGTTGCTCCGCGCCGCGCTCTCCGCGAAGGAAGACGGCAACGGCGCCTACCTCGTCGATTCGGCGTTTCCGTTCCCGCTCTCGCTGTCGGACGCGGCGTGGAAGAAGGCGGGCGTCGACATCGCCAAGCTCTCGAGCGATCCGAACCTGCCCAACATGCGCACGGGCCCCGTGCCGACCTTCAAGCTCGGCGCCTTCGACCTCCCGCAGGTGCCCGCCGTGCAAGGCGCGCCGCCGGGCCCGGCGCAGCAGAGCATCGACGTCGATCTCGACGGCGTCGTCGGGTCGGGCCTCTTGGCCGAGTTCCGCCTGACCTTCGGCGACGACGGCCGCTTCATGTGGCTCGAGCCCGATCCGGTCACGTTGGGGCCGGCGTCGCGCCGGGGTGCGCCTTCGGCCGCGCCGCCCGTGCCGCAGGCACCGGAGCTCTTCCCAACGACCCCGGCGCCGGCCGACAAGACGCCGCCGAAACCGGCGGCGAAGCCCACGAAGGGCGACGTCACGAAGCCCGCGCCGAAGGGCGAAGCCCCCGCCGCGAAGCCGGCGCCTGCGGCCAAGAAGGCCGAGGAGAAGAAGGCCCCGTGA
- the coaD gene encoding pantetheine-phosphate adenylyltransferase: MARVAVYAGSFDPVTFGHLDLIERASSIFSDVIVAIGVHPTRNALFSFDERLDLVRRVSSKFGNVRVDSFDGLLINYCTKVGARVIVRGLRVATDFEYELQIAHANADLCPEVDTIFLPARTAHGFISASLVREIASHGGDVTRYAPPEVCAALGAKFKKPG, from the coding sequence ATCGCGCGCGTCGCCGTCTACGCCGGCAGCTTTGATCCGGTGACCTTCGGTCACCTCGACCTCATCGAGCGCGCGTCGTCGATCTTCAGCGACGTCATCGTCGCCATCGGGGTTCATCCCACGCGCAACGCGCTCTTCTCGTTCGACGAGCGGCTCGACCTGGTGCGCCGCGTGTCGTCCAAGTTCGGCAACGTGCGCGTCGACTCGTTTGATGGGCTCCTCATCAACTACTGCACGAAGGTCGGCGCTCGCGTCATCGTGCGGGGCCTCCGCGTGGCGACGGACTTCGAATACGAGCTTCAGATCGCGCACGCCAACGCAGACCTCTGCCCCGAGGTCGACACGATCTTCCTGCCGGCGCGCACGGCGCACGGATTCATCTCCGCTTCGCTGGTTCGTGAGATCGCGAGCCACGGCGGCGACGTGACCCGCTACGCACCGCCCGAGGTCTGCGCCGCGCTCGGGGCGAAGTTCAAGAAGCCGGGCTGA